The nucleotide window GCAGGCCTTTGGGCAGGCATTATTGGTTCACCTCTGTCTTTTGTTAAAAGCACTGGACACGTGTAGTATGGAAAATTAAAGAAAAGTCAAACCAGCCAGGAACCTCAAAGTGGACACTTCCTGGGTTCTTTCTGGCTTTGCATTCAAAAAGGCCAACTCTTCCcacaagagttgggattagactgtaagcccgtcaatgggcagggactgtctctgttgctaatttgtacattccaagcgcgtagtacagtgttctgcacatagtaagtgctcaataaatactactgaatgaatgaatgaacaacagaccagtggccaagccaggattagaacctaggtcctttgactcccaggcccgtgttctttcccttaTGCCACAATGGTTCTCTTCACTGATTCTTCCTATCTTACATATATCTGCTCTCTGCTTCCCTACTTTCCAGTTCACTATCTTTGTTGCTCTCAAGCCAGGCTTCTAGCTATACCTTGCTCtagtctctccttcctccaacccCTCACTCATGTTGTTCCCCCAATCTGGGACCCCTCCTTCCCATAATTGGAAGCTTTCCTAAAAGCCCTCCTACTTCAGCAAGCCTTCTTCAATCATTCCCAGCACCTCAGGCTGTACCAACCCACCACCCATCTCCCACAGTTTTGAAACTTATGACTTATTTATactacccaccctcagcaccatcgaataatgtatattcattcattcattcaatcatattcattcattcaatagtatttattgagcacttactatgtgcagagcactgtactaagcgtttggaatgtacagtttggcaacagatagagacaatccctgaccaatgatgggctcacagtctaaacaggggcaacagcaaagcaaaacagaacaaaacaaaaacaaggcaacatcatcaagataaatacaatcaaggggctgtacacttcattaacaaaataaatagggtaataaataatatatacaaatgagcacattgctgaggggaggggaagggggaagagggaagagcagagggtgggggggagggaagggggagccgagggaaaggggggctcagtctgggaggcgtcttggagaaggtgagctctcagtagggctttgaagaggggaagagagctagtttggtggacgtgaggagggagggcattctaggacagcaataggatgtgggccggaggtagatggcgggataggtgtgaacgggggacagtgagaaggtgagcgacagaggaacGGAGcacacggggtgggcagtagaaagagagaaaggaggtgaggtaggagggagcaaggtgatggagagctttgaagccaagagtgaggagtttttgtttcgtgccaaggttgataggcaaccactggaggtttttcattcattcattcattcattcaataatatttattatgtgcttactgtgtgcagacactactaagcacttggaatgtacagtttggcaacagatagagacaatccctgcccagtgacgggttcacagtctaatcaggggagacagatggacaaaaacaagacaacacaatcacgataaatagaatcaaggggatgtacacctcattagcaaaataaatagggtaataaaaatatatataatatgcaCTGAGGAGgagacatttattgagggcttactatgtgcagagcactgtattaaatggtaGGAAtgctcaattcagcaacagatagagacaatccctgcccaacaatgggttcacagtctaaaagggaatattatatatatatatatatatatatatatatatatatatatatatataaaattcaacTGCACATTCAGTGACTTCCAGTGAATACTTTATGTGTGAGcattttttatctgtctcccctatcaGAGTGCAAGctatttggggcaggaaatgtgttactacaaaaattaatttgtattttctaagcacttagtacagtgcattgcacctagTGGGTGACCAGTAAAGACCATAACTACTTTGACAACTACTACAACTGCTGTTGCTAATACTATCAGTTCTACGATGACCTCTACTACTGAGACAACTACTTTTACTATggttattactcttattactgCTTTTTTACTACTCTTTTCGCTAAtgttattactactcctacttccatgaccactattactactataactACTGTTACtagtattataatgatgatggaggtgtttgttaagtgcttactctgtgccaggcactatactaagcgctggggtacattcaaggtaattgggttggacacagttcctgtcctgcatgggactcatggtcttaatccccattttacagatgagggaactgagaatcagagaatttaagtgactcgcccaaggtcacacagcagacaagcagtggagccaggaatagaatccaggtccctctgacacccaggcccgtgttctatccactagaacatgttgcttctctgccacactactactattactacaaagAAGCAgctttgctcagtggaaagagcccgggcctgggagtcagaagtcatgggttctaattccagctccgccgcttgtcagctgtgtgaccttggacaagtcacctcacctctctgggcctcagttacctcatctgtaaaatggggatgaagactgtgagccctacgtgggaccacctgacgaccttgtatctaccccagctcttagaaaagtgcttggcacatagtaagcacttatcagacagataccaacattatcattattattattattatttttactactactattactcttactactactgctgctcctttccccctctgTTGTGGAGCTCAggacccctctctttcccatcttcaGTTCACTCTCATCCTCCCTGGCTTGTTTCCCTCCTCTGCTTGATTTTACCTTCTTGTTTCTTGAGCAGACAGAGAAGGTCCTCCTCCATAACCTGAGGAAACTGCTTGGTCAGCATGGACACTGTACAATTCTTCTGCAGACAAAGGTGCCAGCCAAGCTTCACTGATCCCAAGTGGGGAGGGACCTGCAAGGCTCAGCTCTGGCTGCAGGGACTCATGTCCCAGGAGACCAAAAGCAGCTACTGTCACTGGTGAGCCGGCGGTCGGGGTGGGGAGCGACCAGAAAGCCGAgctgtcccttcccctctgctctgcctggtctgcttcctttttgtactcccagatccaggctcagATCCAGAACTGGAGGGGCACACAGGGACAAGGAGATGGGACTAGAGTCCAGAAGAGGCAACTGGGAGTGGGGGTCTGAGGAGCTGAAGGACTGGACACACGGGTCCTTCCCAATGCCTTCTGCCCTATAACACAGCTATTTGGAGCTCCATTCAGGGTAACCAGGAGCAACATGAAAGAACTCGCAGTCAGCTCTAGGCTAGAAGGACAGTGTGATGGACAGAGGACAGACAGGAGCCAGTGATGttcccaggaggaggggaggacactGAGATCAGTGCTCATCTGACATTGCATGGGGGTGGCACTGGAGATGactgctgagggaagggagggcaacTGGGATGGGTGTGTGGCCTCACAGAGAGGAGTCACTGAAAAGAGAGAGGGTTGGAAAATATCTTATACCCTTCTCAATCCGTGTCTCAGGAGGCTCAGGAGAAAATCAGTGTTGTCGGGCCTGAGATTCATACCGAGTCTTAGCAAAAATACTGAGGGGAGAAACAGATTCCTCGACCCTTCCCCCAGGGCAGCCAAGGCAGAGGgcttgagggtgggaggaggcaatGGGTACGAGGAGGTGGGGAGTGAGGAGCAGGAATGGGAAATTGGAGAACTTTTCTgttcagcagtgtgacctaatggaaagagcctggacctgtgttctgatcctaGTTCTACCACAtttctgccgtgggaccttggggaaatcacttaacttttgtgggcctcagttttctcatctgtaaaatggggattgaaatccttttctcctttctacttagactgtaagccccatataggatgggGCTGTGCCCACCttgattatatctactccagtgcttaatacagtgcgtgacccatagtaagttttcacaaataccacaatgattagaGCATAGCTCTTCTGGCTGTTTTAGTTCCATTGATCTGAGCTTCCCACAGATGTCACAACTGGCTCTTAAGCAGTTTTATTAGTGTCACTCAAGGGCCAGACAGttcagcctagtggaaggagcccggtcctgggactcggaggacctgggttctaattcccctctgCCATATACCTCTTGTGGGACCtcaagctagtcacttaacttctctgggactcaataccctcctctggaaagtggggattaaatatctgttagccctcctacttagattgtgaacccagtgattttatatccaccccagagtttagtagtgcttggaacatagcgagcacttaacaaataccgcagttatcattatgattactgaAGCTGTGCTCACTTTGAAACCCCTATGCTGGGTGGCACactgaggagaatgagtgacaacAGGAGACCCAAACAACTGTTGTGTGGAGATAAAATTGGGAAAGTAAGGATGGCAGAGGAAGCACTTTAAGGACATGGTTACACAAAGAATGTTGCCTCAAACAATGTTGCATCCTCCCTGAACACTGGGAATCAAAATGGCTGGGGACAGACCAGTATGACACACCgcctctgcatactgtaagcactcaaatacgactgaatgaagaaaggaGCCACTCTCTTCAAACCGAAGCTTcataaagaagaagagaaaaggagaccaATGAGAAACCAGGCCCAGGTGATGCTGCAAACAGCAAACATGACACGTAACAAAGATGGCCTTTTTGTCAGCATAATGGGGCCTGGTCTGTGATTCCCGCATTGGCCTTTCCAGCGATTCACACATCCATGGGTCAATTTTACCACCAGCAACATCGTCTTGAACAGTGGCCTCCTTGCTTTTATCACCTGTTTGCTGGCCCTCAGCGTTGCCAAAACAATTCTAATTGAACCCACCTGAAaagagctaatcaatcagtcaatcaatggtatttatggagtgcttactgtgtgtagaacatagtactaagagcttgggggagtacagtacaacagagttggtaaggatgtttcctgcccataaggagctttcagtctagagagaaggCCAATGATCTAAGCCACTGCTCTGCAGTGTTCCGTCACAGAGAAGGTCAGAGCACCTGTCTCTCTCAGCACTAATTCCCAACATATCTAGTTGTCCGTCATAttcaagatcagtcaatcagtggtacttattaagcacttagtgtgtgcagagcactgtactaagtacttgggtgaagttccccatccatctccttcctcctcacctccgccaaactaattctcttcccctcttcaaaaccctacttagagcttaccttctccaagaggccttcccagactgagcttccccttttccctctgctccctctgctccctttctaaccccgccttcacctcccctcagctaagccctctttcccccgctttccctctgctcctccccctctcctttcccctcccctcagcactatgctggTGCACTCaattgcatatattttcattaccttatttattttgttaatgagatgtacatcaccttgattctgtttattgctattgttttaatgagatgttcatccctttgattctatttattgctattgtttttgtctgtctgtctcccccaattagactgtaagcccgtcaatgggcagggattgtctctatctgttgccgatttgtacattccaagcgcttagtacagtgctctgcacatagtaagtactcaataaatactattgaatgaataaatctccatatcaaacagaaactcctcaagtCACTCAGtcagatctcccccccccccattacacCAAGCCCATACCCTTGGCTCTTTGCACTCTACCTTGTTCTTCTCACCTCACCTGCTGTTGACCTCTTGCTGTTGCCCTCCCCtttgcctgggactccctctgcCTACATAGTCCAGAAGAGctgcatggtcaagtggatagaacacagtcctgggagtaagaaggttctaatcccggttctgccacttgtctgttgtgtgacactgggcaagtcacttcactcctctgtgcctcagttacctcttctgtaaatggggattaagactttgagccctatgtggggcagggattgtatccaaaccGACCTGCTTGTATTccccaccagggcttagtacagtgcctggcacatagtaagcacttaacaaatacaacaattattcattgttagaccatcactctccccatcttcaactctattttgaaatcatgtctcctccaggaagccttcctggagtaagctctcatcccctccccaccttattttccctacctactgcctctcccgagcacttaggtcCTCCACTTAGTCAAATAGGTATTCCACCCATCCCCatgcccacagaacttatgtactagcacttatgtacttatccttatactcaTTTGATtcccccagctgtaatttattttcatatctgtgtcTTCTGAGAGCAGCATGAGGAAGGGAACGATTCACATAGAGTGACACCGGCCACATACACACTCATATCCACCCTTACTCATGCACCTACTTACATACACCCACTCACACCTACCCTTATCTCATCTTTCAGTGCCCCACAGTTTTCTCCCTCCTGGGAACCACCCCACTGACCTTGGTGTCTGGTTCCTTCCCCGCTCCTCAGGCTCAAGCTCTCTATGGTCCAGTCTGTGTCTTCAGGCGTCTCGGGCCACTGGCTCCCTTCTCACAGATCCAGGAATGTAAGCCACAACACGGAGCAGTCGACACGTTGCCGTAGCCAATTGTGGCACAGTGATTGTTGCTAGTCTGGAGGCTATCGCTATCGAGCAGCGGCACTCTGTGGAGGCAGAAGACCGGCCATCTTTACATCAAACCTCATCCTGCCCCTGctggaaaattgggttggactgcaGCAGAGATCCAGGCCTGGGCCAGAGATCAGTGATCCAGGACAGGGCCAGAGATCAGAGAAACAGGCTGGGACAGACTTCAGAGATCTAGGCTGTGCCAGAGACCAGAGATGCAGTACAGGGCCAGAGAACAGAGATTCAGTATGGGCAAGGTGGTTCATCCATTCCCCCCAAACCGCCACCCCCCGACCAGTCTGGACCGGAATAGAAGTCTCTAGGTGGCCACTCGCAGTAAAGATGGGAACTTCAGCTGATCAGATGTGAGCTGGGACTCTCAGTCTGCACAGAGCTATGCTGCTGTATCATGGACCCCAGGTAGGTCTAGGGTGGTAAGTAAGATGGCGGGGAGAACTGGGAGCTGTCTGAAGCTCCCTGCCCTGGACTTAGAGGAAGGAGATTaatacttcacacatagtaagtgctcaataaatatgattaaatgaatgactaatacagacaaagcacttaatatataccaccgaggtttcaatcaatagtatatattaagcataTTCTCTCTTCAGAGCACTTAATTAAGACCCCTGACCTAGACCACTGGCAGCATGGTGACTAATCAGGAAAACCAGGACCTAGATTGGTTCCTAGGGGCTGGATTCAGACAAGTGCCAGAATTGCACCCACTCCCCAAGCCCATCCAGGCCCACCAGAGGCCGTATCCAGAGACTCAGTCCTTTGTCCACCATCCTGGACCGGACCGGCACCTGGGAGACCATGGGCTCAGCTCCGTTCAATTCCGCTTGGAACTTACATGCTCTGATCCAGTGGCTTGTCACTGATCCACGACCATCGCTCATGAGTTCTGCTGAGACCGATGAAATAATAAGGTCCCAATTGGGTTCTTTTCTGGAGAAACTCCTGAGGGGGgtagggggcagtgggagggaagagagcaggtCAATGGGgggtcttcccctctcctttcccctccacccccagacatGATCTAGtactggggaaatggggaaggaaacACTGCCTTTCCTAGAAAATCCAATCCTGGGGAAAGAGTTGGGACACAGGATGGAGTGTGAGAAGGGAGGGACCAGGGATcaggaagggagcaggaaaggagCCAGAGAGATTTGGGTAACTTAGAATCACAGGGTGGGGCTGTACTCCTGGACCCTCCCTGCAGGTACAGGGGCTGCCAGGGGGCTGAGAGATCATGGCAATCCCTGTTGGGATTCAGAACCCCTCTAAGGGGCAGGAATAGAATGGAGTACCAGCTCCCATTTCTCTGGACaccgggcagaggaatggagaTGGGATCACAATGAGTCTTGCAGGCAGGGAGTgtcccagtccctctcccgctcccggtttgggggtggggtcccGTGGACCCCCCGTCGTGGCCTCACAAGCTCCCATCTGCTGTCGATGGTCACAAGGTGGGCCCCATGGTGGTGGGAACATTCCCATCGGCTGCAGTTCCAGGTCCAACATTTCCTCGGGTCACATTTGAAGTGTTCTTCACATCCAGGTTGTTTGCCAACACAGCGCTGTGAGGTCTCTGGGATGAGGTAACAGCTTCCCTCAAAGGCCTCCCAGCTTCCTACACCGCAGGATGAGGGCCTGGCTGGGGCAGAGAATACCAGGAATGAAGCCCAACAAGGGGATAAACCCATTGgaccctttgcctctgctccatcATTGGAAGTAGTGATCCTAGAACCactccttcccatcttcccatcTGAGGTGATGGCCCCAGTTCCTGGCTGAGATTCTTGGGGATGCAAACACCCCACAAAAGCTTGCATGGTGATAGTTAACTGCCCCTACTGACTGCTGGGCAGAGAGCTTGATCCTGGGGCCCTCAGCtcttggggagggtggggtaggCATGGGCTGAGCTGGAGGCAGACTCTGTCCACTCCAGGACCCCTATGTCCTGGGGGATCAGGATTCacggggaaggatgggggtggagttgggggtgggtcaGGGGTGGGAGCAGACCCTGTCCACCCTGGGACCTCTATGTCCTGGGAAATCAGAgtttagaggagaggaggggatgggtaCCAGGTCAGGTAAAGGGATGGGGATGGACTCTGTCCTGTATCGAGGTTCacatgggaggag belongs to Ornithorhynchus anatinus isolate Pmale09 chromosome 2, mOrnAna1.pri.v4, whole genome shotgun sequence and includes:
- the LOC107547785 gene encoding C-type lectin domain family 6 member A-like, with product MNLLLVGHVVLTLTIKLLVSSLLFSHFLWNSQPPADAATPTLATSTPWTTPPTPRARPSSCGVGSWEAFEGSCYLIPETSQRCVGKQPGCEEHFKCDPRKCWTWNCSRWECSHHHGAHLVTIDSRWELEFLQKRTQLGPYYFIGLSRTHERWSWISDKPLDQSIVPLLDSDSLQTSNNHCATIGYGNVSTAPCCGLHSWICEKGASGPRRLKTQTGP